The Fibrobacter sp. UWP2 genome has a window encoding:
- a CDS encoding outer membrane beta-barrel protein yields the protein MKFFRFCLFALLFASIAFAEGSLEKTHYLGGHISLLAGAVWDDVPVKGVFGSSRDGVEKSSLGGGLGFGVELGASYWYRLNSFVGFVGEASYRYNLMTLEQDVYSLPPEDPYGDKTLYDLNVYSFVFPVVVRVLPSPSFYLEAGAQFNLILDGVIEDKAGENSFDFDAERLGWALVLGTGIPVKTDQDKLTVGVRLVFDMTRIEREGIVEITKGAAYREASPMKFWNLRFDFTAYFL from the coding sequence ATGAAGTTCTTTCGATTTTGTTTGTTTGCGCTGCTGTTTGCATCAATCGCCTTCGCAGAAGGCTCTCTCGAAAAAACGCATTATTTGGGTGGACATATTTCTTTGTTGGCGGGAGCCGTGTGGGACGACGTCCCGGTAAAGGGTGTTTTTGGTTCGTCAAGGGACGGTGTCGAAAAATCTAGCCTTGGCGGCGGGCTGGGGTTTGGAGTGGAACTCGGGGCGTCGTATTGGTATCGCCTGAATTCTTTTGTCGGCTTCGTCGGCGAGGCCAGTTACAGGTATAATCTTATGACTCTGGAGCAGGATGTTTACAGCCTCCCGCCAGAGGACCCCTATGGCGATAAAACGTTGTACGACCTGAATGTGTATAGTTTTGTATTCCCGGTGGTGGTCCGCGTTTTGCCGTCGCCAAGTTTTTATCTGGAGGCGGGCGCGCAGTTCAACTTGATTCTCGACGGGGTGATAGAAGACAAGGCGGGGGAGAATTCCTTTGATTTTGATGCGGAACGGTTGGGCTGGGCGCTTGTTCTGGGTACGGGAATCCCTGTGAAAACGGACCAGGACAAGCTCACCGTTGGGGTACGTCTTGTTTTTGATATGACCCGCATCGAAAGGGAGGGAATCGTCGAAATAACCAAGGGGGCCGCCTATCGCGAGGCGTCCCCGATGAAATTCTGGAACCTGCGGTTTGACTTTACCGCCTATTTCCTGTGA